A region from the Achromobacter seleniivolatilans genome encodes:
- a CDS encoding fasciclin domain-containing protein codes for MKLLASIAIACSAFTMSPTFAADVMVGGQAMMPAKNIVANAVNSADHTTLVAAVKAAGLVDTLQGKGPFTVFAPTNAAFGKLPAGTVDTLVKPENKATLTKILTYHVVPGKLDFDALAAKIKKGGGSTELTTASGGKLWVMMNGKHNLTLKDEKGGVSTISTYDVYQSNGVIHVIDTVLMPK; via the coding sequence ATGAAACTGCTAGCCTCGATTGCCATCGCTTGCTCCGCCTTCACCATGTCGCCCACGTTTGCGGCTGATGTCATGGTTGGCGGCCAGGCAATGATGCCCGCCAAGAATATCGTCGCCAACGCGGTCAATTCCGCAGACCACACGACGCTGGTGGCGGCGGTAAAGGCCGCAGGCTTGGTGGATACGCTGCAAGGCAAAGGCCCATTCACCGTGTTTGCGCCTACCAATGCCGCCTTCGGCAAGCTGCCTGCCGGCACGGTAGACACACTGGTCAAGCCTGAGAACAAGGCCACCCTGACCAAGATTCTGACCTACCACGTTGTGCCGGGAAAATTGGACTTTGACGCTCTGGCGGCCAAGATCAAGAAAGGCGGCGGCTCCACCGAGCTGACGACCGCCAGCGGCGGCAAGCTTTGGGTCATGATGAACGGCAAGCACAACCTGACCTTGAAGGACGAAAAGGGCGGTGTGTCTACGATCAGCACCTATGACGTCTACCAATCCAATGGCGTGATCCATGTCATCGATACGGTGTTGATGCCCAAGTGA
- a CDS encoding anti-sigma factor has protein sequence MNYRHPELQDRLAAEYVLGGLRDGARRRFIQLLRDDAGLRRAVTEWEDRLLPLALALPPETPPEHVWKTIAARIAPQADAAPARNATGRGLPWWRTLSAGLATAVVVLAFLTFKPATTPDNLRTVAVLSGEKTPGALVLNNLPDNRLAVQPMQDLVALADGRALELWAISPGQAPRSLGLVLPGQTTVLAPRQPPLQGDTVAVTLEPAGGAPNGVPTGPIVLSGKVI, from the coding sequence ATGAACTACCGCCATCCCGAATTGCAGGACCGCCTGGCCGCCGAGTACGTGCTTGGCGGTCTGCGCGATGGTGCGCGGCGCCGGTTCATCCAACTCTTGCGAGATGACGCCGGCCTGCGCCGGGCAGTGACGGAATGGGAAGACAGGTTGCTGCCGCTGGCATTGGCCCTGCCGCCCGAAACGCCTCCCGAGCACGTCTGGAAAACCATTGCCGCGCGCATTGCCCCCCAGGCTGACGCCGCGCCCGCACGCAATGCGACCGGGCGCGGCCTGCCCTGGTGGCGCACGCTGTCCGCAGGGCTGGCGACGGCCGTGGTCGTGCTGGCCTTCCTGACGTTCAAGCCGGCCACCACCCCGGACAACCTGCGCACTGTCGCCGTGCTGTCCGGAGAGAAAACGCCGGGTGCGCTGGTGCTGAACAATCTGCCCGACAACCGTCTGGCCGTGCAACCGATGCAGGACCTGGTCGCGCTTGCCGATGGCCGCGCCTTGGAACTATGGGCGATCTCGCCAGGACAGGCCCCGCGCTCTTTGGGCCTGGTGCTGCCGGGCCAGACGACCGTGCTCGCGCCGCGCCAGCCGCCGTTACAGGGCGACACCGTCGCCGTCACGCTGGAACCGGCGGGCGGCGCCCCCAATGGCGTCCCGACGGGTCCGATCGTATTAAGCGGAAAGGTTATCTGA
- a CDS encoding sigma-70 family RNA polymerase sigma factor, whose protein sequence is MPDAQHLQALLVQCAEKRESALAEIYRLASPHLFALARRMLRDQAAAEDVLQECFVSIWRQAGQYRVEQSQPMTWMTRIVRNRCIDRLRRPGIEVPDPDDTLTLAFADDAPGPLARLEANQDGRRLADCMGQLEGPQRVAIAMAFFDDLAHPDIAARLDTPLGTIKSWIRRGLQRLKRCLE, encoded by the coding sequence ATGCCAGACGCCCAGCACCTGCAAGCCCTGCTCGTCCAGTGCGCGGAAAAGCGCGAATCCGCCCTGGCCGAGATATATCGCCTTGCATCCCCGCATCTGTTTGCGCTTGCCAGACGTATGTTGAGAGACCAGGCCGCGGCGGAGGACGTGCTGCAAGAGTGTTTCGTATCGATCTGGCGCCAGGCCGGGCAGTACCGGGTGGAGCAGAGTCAGCCCATGACGTGGATGACCCGCATCGTCCGGAACCGGTGTATAGACCGTTTGCGCCGTCCCGGCATCGAGGTCCCTGACCCGGACGATACGCTGACGCTGGCTTTTGCCGACGACGCTCCTGGCCCGCTTGCCCGGCTGGAAGCAAACCAGGACGGCCGGCGGCTGGCAGATTGCATGGGGCAGCTGGAAGGGCCGCAACGCGTAGCCATCGCCATGGCGTTTTTCGATGACCTGGCGCATCCCGACATCGCGGCGCGACTGGACACGCCGCTTGGAACGATAAAGAGCTGGATACGCCGCGGCTTGCAGCGGCTGAAAAGGTGCTTGGAATGA
- a CDS encoding thiopurine S-methyltransferase, whose product MDAEFWLERWREGRTHFHQTRITPLLQKYWPKLAIPQGGKVLVPLCGKSLDMVWLAAQGHAVLGSELSQLAVDQFFAENELRPVTHESIYGKHYVAGNIEIICGDIFALDSQMLSHCVGVYDRAALVALPEPMRAEYVRHVYGQLSPAYKGLLITLDYPQEEMAGPPFSVVDSEVQTIFTGVSPAVIIDRRDILDKEPKFQASGVSRLDTVVYRLGLQDG is encoded by the coding sequence ATGGACGCAGAATTCTGGTTGGAACGCTGGCGCGAAGGGCGCACGCACTTTCATCAAACTCGGATAACCCCGCTCTTGCAGAAGTATTGGCCCAAGCTGGCCATACCGCAGGGAGGTAAAGTCCTGGTGCCGCTGTGCGGCAAGTCGCTGGATATGGTTTGGCTTGCGGCGCAAGGCCACGCGGTTCTGGGAAGCGAGTTGTCCCAACTGGCCGTGGATCAGTTTTTTGCCGAGAACGAGTTGCGGCCCGTGACTCATGAGTCCATCTACGGCAAACATTATGTGGCGGGCAATATCGAGATCATCTGCGGCGATATCTTCGCGCTGGATTCGCAGATGTTGTCCCATTGCGTGGGCGTGTACGACCGCGCGGCGCTGGTTGCATTGCCGGAACCGATGCGGGCGGAGTACGTGCGCCATGTGTATGGCCAGTTGTCACCTGCCTACAAAGGCTTGCTGATTACGCTGGATTACCCGCAGGAAGAGATGGCGGGTCCGCCGTTTTCGGTTGTGGACAGCGAGGTGCAGACGATCTTCACGGGCGTATCGCCCGCCGTCATCATCGACCGCCGCGACATTCTGGACAAGGAACCCAAGTTCCAGGCGTCAGGCGTGAGCCGGCTGGACACCGTGGTGTACCGGCTGGGTTTGCAGGACGGTTGA
- a CDS encoding SDR family oxidoreductase has translation MSARFKDQVAIVTGAVGGIGSAIVEGFLAEGGRVGLIDFNSQGGQAYEQELKKRGHEVAFVHADVAHFEQCQAAYERITAELGAATILVNNVGISPKTDGRALKVWEMPPKEWDAVVQVNLNSVFYMTYLATPHMVKQRQGRVINMSSVAGKAYCDIVAAHYAATKAGLIGLTRHWAAELGEYQVTVNGLAPGRISTPLLKSVPQEINDAVAQVTALRRLGTPEEVADACLFFASDQARFVTGQVLDVAGGWLMT, from the coding sequence ATGAGCGCACGCTTTAAAGATCAGGTCGCGATTGTGACAGGCGCGGTCGGTGGCATTGGTTCGGCCATCGTTGAAGGGTTCCTGGCCGAAGGCGGCCGCGTGGGCCTGATCGATTTCAATTCGCAGGGCGGTCAGGCGTACGAGCAAGAGCTTAAAAAGCGTGGCCATGAGGTGGCTTTCGTGCATGCCGACGTGGCGCACTTTGAACAGTGTCAGGCGGCCTATGAGCGCATTACCGCCGAGCTGGGCGCCGCGACGATTCTGGTGAACAACGTGGGCATTTCGCCCAAGACGGACGGACGCGCGCTGAAGGTCTGGGAGATGCCGCCCAAGGAATGGGATGCCGTTGTGCAGGTGAACCTGAACAGCGTCTTCTACATGACGTATCTGGCCACCCCGCACATGGTGAAACAGCGCCAGGGGCGTGTCATCAATATGTCGTCGGTGGCGGGCAAAGCGTATTGCGACATTGTGGCGGCGCACTACGCAGCCACCAAGGCGGGCCTGATAGGACTGACCCGTCATTGGGCTGCCGAATTGGGCGAATACCAGGTGACCGTGAACGGGCTTGCGCCCGGACGCATCAGCACGCCGCTGTTAAAGAGCGTGCCGCAAGAGATCAACGATGCGGTTGCGCAAGTGACGGCGTTACGCCGGCTGGGTACACCCGAAGAAGTTGCGGACGCCTGCTTGTTCTTCGCATCTGATCAAGCCCGCTTCGTCACCGGCCAGGTGCTGGATGTGGCTGGCGGTTGGTTGATGACCTGA